CCTCAGAGCCCTTCTAAAGCTTCCTAGAGTGGGTATAGCAAATAAAGCAGCCTTTCTCACTGAGGGGAGAATCCCAGGCTTGTGAAGTTAGGTTTTAGAGTGTGTAGCTCTAATCCTTCCTTGTCTTCCTCCTAATTCTTTGGGTGTGcacatgaaaaaacaaaaaaaaacaaaaacaaaaaaaaaggataaatatgtTTGCTATTTGAAACAAGTAAATGTAGATTAAGTAGTAATTTTTTCCAGTTCCTAGATTCAAAACAAACTTGTCTCACAGATCTAAGTGGCTTTGCCCATGGTGTCGGGAGGTCCCAGGTTTTTTGACAGTTCAGTAGCATCTCACCAGACCATGCTAATACTTTCTAaagatttgaaaacatttttttctgggccttagtttccttatcagcCTAAGGGAAGAGCTATTGATTCCTTGTTCCTTTACCATCAGGAGGCTAAGTCAACAACTGGAATCATTAGTTCCTTGAGTCAATTTAATCTTGAGCATAGTTTCaataccttttaaggaaaaacttatTTAGCCTACATGGCCTTAGAATATTGCTCCTAATAATAAGAGAGTGGCACAACTTGGTCTATAAGGTCCCTTTCTCCTTCATCAGTCTAGGATTtacttacttaattttttttttccacactcTTGAAGACAAGTTacaaattatagacaaaataaaggtTTTTAGTGCTCATAACATGTTACATGCCAACAAAATGTTCACCAACCTTTTCCTTGCTTAGTCATGTCAGAAGTAcaatgagaaaaatgataaaattagtaTAGTGGGAAAAGCACTGGcgttggaatcaggaaaacctagattcaagTCCTTTTTCTAACACTTTAGCAGCTGATTCTAAGCCCTTAgcatcctcccccctccctttagcTTCTCCTACCTCAAATGATTATTGTAAGGCTCAAACAACCCTGTTGCCCATGTACCCTCTGACTTCATGTTGGGGGCCTGTTCTAAAGCACAACACACAGGGGTTCATTACCTATCTCTTTCTTTAATAAGACCTGCCCTAAGACCATTTCTAGCAGATCTATTCCATTTCCAGGCCCCAGAGCTTTTTCAGGGATAGTAAAATACCTTTACCTCTTGACCAAACTCCTATATTTTTTCCTGCTCCTTCCTGCCTACTTTGAAATAGATCTTTTGGGGTCTCACAAAGGTGAAGCAATCACCATCTATATCTATTTTAATCTAGATTAAAGCTCTATGTAAAGTATTGGGGGGGTTTGGACCAAATTTgtgaacattttcttcttttattttccccaccaaaaaaccaaaaccaaaacaaaacaaaaatcagattaaatgatttgtatagggtcacacagccagtagtGTCAAAGGTAGTCTTTGAATTGAGGTCACTGATTCCAAGTTTGAACTCTGTTTCCAATGTCTGACCTGGAAGTgttcattattgtttttatttttattattactgcaATACTGTAgattctctcttccatttttataATCACTTTACTGATGTGAAATATGATTGCACTGATCAATACTAACTAGCATAGAGTTCTGAAAGTAGGAGAACATGGTtattcagctcattttaaaatttttagatgGGATCGAGTTCTCCAAGATGATacattgcagagaaggtgctggaTCTGTATTGGAAGAATAACTTTTTTCAACAGGGATTTTCctattttgaaaaaattatagGTGTCCAGTTCCTATGCTATTCTTCTCTacagaatagaagaaataaaattttaacacatgaataaaggaaaaattcagaactttcTTCACTGATTCCCTATCTGATCAGTGAATGACCTATAAAGGATTTACCTTCCTGCATCCCTGGAAAAGAGAACCTGGATTCCATCAACAGAGATGTTTTTGCAAACTGTTTTCATATTGATAGTAGATTCAATCATGTCTGGGCCATCTGACAGGCAGACACCACCTTCTGGTAAAAAACCACAGATATCTGCATCTCTATAACCTCGGTTCCTTCCACACTGTTCTAAGATGATTGCTTTGGAAGATGAAGCAACTCCAACATGGACAATAAACTGCTTAGGCAGtacgggaagaaagaaaaaaaaaaaaaagagagagagagagtcaatgACAGGAAATTAAAGGTCAGATATGTTTACAAAATGTTGTAAAAGTAAACTTAACTTGTAAGTGGGAGATCCAAGCTCTAGGAaacttcagttttattttaaaatccataGGCTATATGATGCTATTTTATATTTCCCCTACCACCATGCCAATCATAAACAAAAAGCACAGTGATCTCACtgtgttttgttgatttttttttttaaactaaaaaataattgttcaaattctgagctttaattttaaaagccCTTCATATTTCAACATTTTCTTAAATGGTAGCATGTGACTGCCTATTGGCTTGAGTATTCTACAATAGAAAAGGCTTAGCATTTCTGTGGATTCTTAAGTCTTTTTTATGAAGTTTTATTGTTGGAAGTTAAGTGAAAACCCAATAAAATCTTGTTAAGAATTTATCTGAGTTGATTATTTCTCCTCTTTGAGATGtcactttaaaaagtatttgtatatatttcccttaacttgtttttttaataagtcatttcttgctcatttttctttttttcatataaactCAATGAGTACAAATGAAGAAGGGACAATTCCTTAATTCATACATACAAACTAATTTCAGACCAGTTGACAGCTTTTCATCTCATGCCCCACTATTATAGATCATCACTTGATATTTGATGAATTGTATTCTAAAAGAACTTAACTGATAGGGGTAAGACAAGTGATACACTTTCATTGGGTGCTGAGATCTTAGAAGAGCATAAACATATGTAAAGTATGTATTTGCTATTCCAAAAGGTCATGCTTTAGGATAGAGGaacaatcattttaattttctttttttagatgtGAAATTGGTTGATTATGACATTCATGAGAATTCCCCTCTTATTTTGAGGGGAAGGTGGTCATTTATTCCTGTGATTTCATCTGAGAGGAACTACCTCCACTGATGTAGACTAACAAATCATCTTTAACTTTGTACACTGAGTTGTTGAAGGCattgaaaggattaaaaaaaagttatcataatCATACTACTAGTTTGTGTCAGAGCCTGGAATTCAGCTAGTCCTAATTCCAAAGCCAGCTCTTTAGCTTTCTGTAAAGGgatgaaactcttaaaaggtgtgcttgaatcaaacaacagagcacttaaggctaattacccattggacaatgattctattagcatatgtttggaatttctcttctctctggctcaatgtttgggattaagagaattgtaggtaaggattaggggATGGAGTGAGAGGAGCAAAAGAATTTTACTTTGCAGTAAgaccaggagaagggaggttggtggtgagcttgtggcagttttgtccattctcttcacttctccccctaaagaccaaggacttttacttatcctgactctggctgatcctgaggcctccagggagctagctcaGACTTCACAGCTTTACTTGTAAGAGTATTTCTCCTGAACATATTAGATATCATCTGCCCTCAAACAGACTACTTTATTTTTGGGTGCTGGATGGGACATATTTTGattatcttctccttttccttctttttcttatataaaaatgctccTGAATGAATTTTTCATATCAGAGTTCCAATTTAAACTTCAAACTTATACACTAGAGGataattaaaatactattatttgTGGAGTTCATAGTGTCACACTGTATTATAGTAGGTTGGACTGCATTAGGTCTTTCTGAACTTTACATGTAGTGGTCAACCTAGGATATCTCTCACTCTTAGCCTACATATAATAAATTCCACAATGTAACTAACAATTTTCcagaaattaaattcattaagcatttaatgAACACTTACGATGTGCCAAGTATCATGTTAAATGCTAGAAAAACACAAAGTGGTCCCTGTTCTTAAGGAGTTTCCATTCTCCTCAAATGTTTCTATTCTACACCAAGGTTTTAGCATGCtgctctctcattttatattatGGTGGGAAATAGCTGTCCTAGAAAACAGTAATTTACCTGAGGTTGAAGGGTTTCCCAAATTTTGGAGACTTGCTCCTTTGTTTTCTTGTAAGCCACAGGCAATTGCAGAATCCGAATTGTCACATCTTTGCCCAAACCCAAACTGAAGAGTTCctgtaagaaaaaaacaaagtaggtGGCTGCTGAGATGTTTTGGAGATATGCAAATGACCATTTGAAGGgttaacttttctttaaaaaatgtaaaagtacAGAACTCATCCTTTTTAGCATTTCTCTGAAGATTATGATGCTGAACACCCCTATCCTTTTGGTTATCCTTACTCCTTTGGCTATTTCCTCTGCTAGACTGTCACCATCTCCAACCCCTAAGTGCAGgaattcattttccagtattGTCCTGAAttcctgtctcttctctcttggtGACTTCATCAATTCCCATGGGTTCACTTATCCTTATGCAGAGGAGtcccaaatctatatatctaatTCTAATTTCTCTCCTGAGTTTCAAAGCTTACATTGCTACTTCTAAGTCCCAGAGGCATTTCAACATCATCATA
The DNA window shown above is from Sminthopsis crassicaudata isolate SCR6 chromosome 2, ASM4859323v1, whole genome shotgun sequence and carries:
- the PGPEP1L gene encoding pyroglutamyl-peptidase 1-like protein isoform X1, with amino-acid sequence MEKSRFCILQLNFMDSNSNTVVVTGFGPFGRHPVNSSWEAVKELFSLGLGKDVTIRILQLPVAYKKTKEQVSKIWETLQPQFIVHVGVASSSKAIILEQCGRNRGYRDADICGFLPEGGVCLSDGPDMIESTINMKTVCKNISVDGIQVLFSRDAGRYVCDYTYYLSLHYGNGCAAFIHVPPLSNLLTADLLGRALQIIIQEMLKQFGKARK
- the PGPEP1L gene encoding pyroglutamyl-peptidase 1-like protein isoform X2, which translates into the protein MLTSSLSFGPFGRHPVNSSWEAVKELFSLGLGKDVTIRILQLPVAYKKTKEQVSKIWETLQPQFIVHVGVASSSKAIILEQCGRNRGYRDADICGFLPEGGVCLSDGPDMIESTINMKTVCKNISVDGIQVLFSRDAGRYVCDYTYYLSLHYGNGCAAFIHVPPLSNLLTADLLGRALQIIIQEMLKQFGKARK